ccacaaacatatataacacacacatgcacagatagcacctgcttgtggacgttgtacatcgtggtgcgcactaggctccgcaccacgatgtacaacgtccacaagcagttggtgtgactctaactaaggaagtgaaggatctgtatgataagaacttcaaatccctaaagaaagaaattgaagaagatctcagaagatggaaagatttcccatagTCATggattgtttctttcctttttatttggagGAAATAAACAATTGTGAGAAAAGCtaatatttttagcttttttcctagagagtgagagactttgttttAGTATCAGTCacaaataaatttgattttaaagatCAAGGTTGTCTGCcttaaaaaagaattctctgtGTTCTGAGAGGTGTTGGTTTCATACACTGAAAAACCGTGTCGTTGGGGCTGGGAaagtggctcagctggtaaagcgcTTTCTTCAGGACCCAtgtagaaagccaggcatggtggtatgtaTTTGAAATCACATGGTGCGTGCTGGACATACAGAGTTAGGGGGggtctctggggctcactggctgggCAGCCTAGACTACTCAGCACGCTCTAGGCTGGtaagaaactgtgtctcaaaaaataagtaacCAGCCAATCGACCACCAATCAATAAGCTAACTAATtaactagctagctagctaactgactaactaactaactaaactaaCTAACGAAGCAAAACAAGTGAAAATACAAAGTGACTTGTACTGGAGGAACAACACCTGACGTtgaactctggcttctgcagccatgtgaatatatgtatgccTTCCCCCAACAAGAACAAAGACATGAacactatacacacagagacacacagacacacaaatgccacaaacatacaaaccacacacaaatatcacatacaaacatacataccacacacaaataccacaaacatatataacacacacacatgcacagataccacatacaaacatataaaacacaccacagagagagaaatactgTATACAAACAtacgtaacacacacacacacacacacacacacacacacacacacacacacacagagaatggatGGGGGTCCTGGGAGTGCAGAGTGCTGCAAGGTGTAGGGTTCCTGGTCAGAGACCCAGGCCTCCTTGTCCAGTtcaatattttgttattgttttaagcTTATTGTTacaaatggagaaactgagatcAATATTAGCTTGCCCAGGTCACAGCTCAGAGCTCAGGGCTGGACTTGGTTGGTGCGGTCTTACTGCATAGTTCATCACTGTCCACAGGATGGAGGCAGCTTAACTGTCGCTGGATCTTGGTCCAGTTCCTCTCTGGATGTGGGTTGATAGCATTTGAGCAGAAGCTGAGTCTCTGAACGGCTGGCAGCCAGCTTTGTCCAATGACATTCTCTGAGTGGTTGCACATGCTTGCACACTCTCCCAATATAAGCTCCCACCTTCCATAAACAGAAGCCACAACAAGATGGAAGCTAGGCTGCTGAGCAACGTCTGCGGACTCTTCCTGGTGTTCCTGCTACAAGCAGAGTCGACCAGGGTGGACCTCGTACCAGAGAAGGTGCCTCTTTCTTCTTGACTTTGAAGCACTACTGGGGCTTAATGGAAAGTTGGACAGGGAGGGAACATAGTGTACAACCAGTGAAGtctctcttcccttccatctAACTCCTAGTTGGTTGCAGCCTAGCTGTCAGGGGCCAGACCTACTCTTGGGGCCTCCATCCTTAAGACAGCAGGCAGTGTGAGTCCCTCGTAAACCTCTGAggtctcttcccctccctgagTTCTCTCATGTTCCATCTGTCTTGAGGCAGAGTTGCTATCCTCAAGCTGGTCACTTCAGGGTCCTTGGTGATTTACAAATTTGGggtcccttccttcttcctggttcATAGGGTTCCTAAGACCCTATCCCTGTGCACTGTGGAGCCAGAAGAGAATTTCTCCAGAGCAGACGGCTTGTCGCTTGAATTCCTCCTTCTATGCCTCAGTCCCCCATTCTTCCTGAGATTTCCAGACTCACACTGTAAAGTCAGAGGGGTCAGGCTTCGGGGGACACAGATTATTTTCTCTTGTAACAGTAATGAGTTTCTAAAAGTTTCAGGTGATGTCCTGTGCTCTGAGAACATTGCCACTGCAGGAGATCATGATCCTGGGGAGGTCGAGATTAGTAGAACCACGCTTCATTCAGTATGAAAGCTTTAAGCCTGGATGCTTGCTCCCCACACACTTGTTGGAAAGGTCTCCTGGCTAACCAGGAATGAACATTGTGCCAGTACCTTCTGGAAGGGATATTTCTGTCTGGTGTCCTGAAAGGTCCCCTGGGAAGGAAAACTCGGCTGAGAATAAGTGGCTTCCAATCTCATGGCTATGGATGGCCCCTCAAGCCCATCCACTGCTGCCCGAGTGTCTCTGAAACaccctctccagcccaggggctggagacCCAGTGGGCTTGGCTGAGCAAAGCCAGGGATACCTCTAGTCCTGTTCTCTAGATTGCAGGATTCTGGAAGGAAGTGGCTGTGGCTTCTGACCAAAACCTGGTGCTGAAGGCTCAAAGGAGGGTAGAGGGCTTGTTCCTCACCTTCAGTGGGGGGAACGTCACTGTGAAAGCCGTGTACAACAGGTAAGAGGCTTGGGTCACTAGGGATGTGGCCTGCTGGGAAGGAAGAGCCATATATGTAGTTGAAATTAGACAAAGCTATACCTCTTACAGTGGTGGGATCGTCAGTATGGGGGCCAGCCTTTTCCATGTCTATCTGCTTGGATCTTCCAACCCCAGAGAAAGCTAGATCTCAGGTTCCTAGATCTGCCTTTCTaccaaaatgtaaacaaagactTTAGATAATTCCCTATTGCTTTATAAGAGACAGTGGGCGGTAGCTGCCTGCCTCTCTGAAGGAGAGAGGTTGGGGCAGCCCTGCCCCACACATTGCCCCTTCTACATGGACCCTAGACCCCAGCATGGGCATGAGCTTGACAGTATCCTTTCTGAAGGTGGGCAGCACTCAGGAATGTGTGAAGTGAAGGTGGGCAGCACTCAGGAATGTGTGAAGTGAAGGTGTGAAGCACTTAGGAATGTGTGAAGTGAAGGTGTGAAGCACTCAGGAATGTGTGAAGTGAAGGTGTGCAGCACTCAGATATGCCCAGAAGGCGGAATGCAGGCTGGCAGGTTCTTAACAAGCACTGTGTTGCTTTTCAGCTCAGGAAGTTGTGTGACAGAAAGATCATCGGGTTCAGAAAGAGACACTGTAGGGGAATTTGCTTTTCCTGGTAAGTACTGTTGCCTTGTTGCAGCTGTCTGAGCCTGGACATCTTCCCCCTGGCCTCATTCTCTGTGCCCTTCCTAGGATTCTCAGGCCCTGGACCCCAGTCCCCTCATCTCTATTAGTGTACTGGGTTGACCTTCAGAAGTTGTCTTCTCAGATGTCACAGGCAGGTCCCAGCActaggcagagacagaaaggagttAGATTCTGCAGACCCGGCCTTCAAGGTCAGCTCCCTGGAGTGTTCAGGTCTGAGCAAGCCTCCTTAACCCTGCCACTGGCACTCCTGAAGGGAACAGGGAGATCCACGTGCTGGACACGGACTACGAGCGCTACACCATCCTGAAGTTGACCCTGCTCTGGCAGGGTAGAAACTTCCATGTGCTCAAGTACTTCAGTAAGTTCCGCCTGGGCTGGGCTCTGCCCTGTGACTGCCTTCCTTCAGGCTGCCAGCCCCTCTCTGTTGTGCCCCATAGCTCGGAGCCTTGAGAAGGAGGATGAGCCAGGTTTCTGGCGGTTCCGGGAAATGACAGCAGACCAAGGCCTTTACATGCTGGCCCGCCACGGTGAGTATAGCATCTTG
The DNA window shown above is from Mus pahari chromosome 3, PAHARI_EIJ_v1.1, whole genome shotgun sequence and carries:
- the Lcn8 gene encoding epididymal-specific lipocalin-8 produces the protein MEARLLSNVCGLFLVFLLQAESTRVDLVPEKIAGFWKEVAVASDQNLVLKAQRRVEGLFLTFSGGNVTVKAVYNSSGSCVTERSSGSERDTVGEFAFPGNREIHVLDTDYERYTILKLTLLWQGRNFHVLKYFTRSLEKEDEPGFWRFREMTADQGLYMLARHGRCAELLKEGLV